The following coding sequences are from one Streptomyces angustmyceticus window:
- a CDS encoding ATP-dependent DNA helicase, with translation MTKPSLPDLLHAAVTAVGGTERPGQVAMAEAVAEAVDEQAHLLVQAGTGTGKSLGYLVPALAHGERVVVATATLALQRQLVERDLPRTVEALHPLLRRRPEFAMLKGRSNYLCLHRLHEGVPQEEEDGLFDVFEQATPTSKLGKDLLRLRDWADETETGDRDALTPGVSDRAWGQVSVSSRECLGASKCAYGAECFAEAARERAKLADVVVTNHALLAIDAIEGAPVLPQHEVLIVDEAHELVSRVTGVATGELTPGQVNRAVRRAAKLVNEKAADQLQTAAETFERLMELALPGRLEEIPEDLGYCLMALRDAARTVVAALGSTRDKSVQDEDAVRKQALAAVENVHAVAERIANGSEYDVVWYERHDRFGASLRVAPLSVSGLLREKLFDDRSVTLTSATLKLGGDFNGVAASLGLAPEGTEGEDVPPWKGLDVGSPFDYSKQGILYVAKHLAQPGREGSRTDMLDELTELIEAAGGRTLGLFSSMRAAQAAAEELRGRLDVPILLQGEETLGELIRAFAADARTCLFGTLSLWQGVDVPGANCQLVVMDRVPFPRPDDPLMSARQKAVEEAGGNGFMAVAATHAALLMAQGAGRLVRATGDRGVVAVLDPRVERARYGSFLRKSMPDFWYTTDRNQVRRSLAAIDAAAKAAPVPETAEPAAETP, from the coding sequence ATGACAAAGCCCTCCCTCCCCGATCTGCTCCACGCCGCCGTCACCGCCGTCGGCGGCACCGAGCGCCCCGGCCAGGTGGCGATGGCCGAGGCCGTCGCCGAGGCCGTGGACGAACAGGCCCATCTGCTGGTGCAGGCCGGCACCGGCACCGGAAAGTCCCTCGGCTACCTGGTGCCGGCGCTCGCGCACGGCGAGAGAGTCGTGGTCGCCACGGCCACCCTGGCGCTGCAGCGCCAGCTCGTCGAGCGCGATCTTCCGCGCACGGTCGAGGCGCTGCATCCGCTGCTGCGCCGCCGCCCCGAGTTCGCCATGCTCAAGGGCCGCTCCAACTACCTGTGCCTGCACCGCCTCCATGAGGGCGTCCCCCAGGAAGAGGAGGACGGGCTCTTCGACGTCTTCGAGCAGGCGACGCCGACCAGCAAGCTCGGCAAGGACCTGCTGCGACTGCGCGACTGGGCGGACGAGACCGAGACCGGCGACCGCGACGCGCTGACCCCCGGCGTCTCCGACCGCGCCTGGGGCCAGGTCTCGGTCTCCTCCCGCGAGTGCCTGGGCGCCTCGAAGTGCGCCTACGGGGCGGAGTGCTTCGCCGAGGCCGCCCGGGAGCGCGCCAAGCTCGCCGACGTCGTCGTCACCAACCACGCGCTGCTCGCCATCGACGCGATCGAGGGCGCCCCGGTCCTCCCGCAGCACGAGGTCCTGATCGTCGACGAGGCCCATGAGCTGGTCTCCCGGGTCACCGGCGTCGCCACCGGCGAGCTCACCCCCGGACAGGTCAACCGCGCCGTCCGCCGGGCCGCCAAACTCGTCAACGAGAAGGCCGCCGACCAGCTCCAGACCGCGGCGGAGACTTTCGAGCGCCTCATGGAGCTGGCCCTGCCCGGCCGCCTGGAGGAGATCCCCGAGGACCTCGGCTACTGCCTGATGGCGCTGCGGGACGCGGCCCGTACGGTCGTCGCGGCGCTCGGCTCGACCCGCGACAAGTCGGTCCAGGACGAGGACGCCGTCCGCAAGCAGGCCCTCGCCGCGGTGGAGAACGTCCACGCCGTCGCCGAGCGGATCGCCAACGGTTCCGAGTACGACGTGGTCTGGTACGAACGCCACGACCGCTTCGGCGCGTCCCTCCGGGTGGCCCCGCTGTCCGTCTCGGGCCTGCTGCGGGAGAAGCTCTTCGACGACCGCTCGGTGACCCTCACCTCCGCCACCCTCAAGCTGGGCGGCGACTTCAACGGCGTCGCGGCCTCGCTGGGCCTGGCCCCCGAGGGCACCGAGGGCGAGGACGTCCCGCCCTGGAAGGGCCTGGACGTCGGCTCGCCCTTCGACTACTCGAAGCAGGGCATCCTCTACGTCGCCAAGCACCTCGCCCAGCCGGGCCGCGAGGGCAGCCGCACCGACATGCTCGACGAACTCACCGAGCTGATCGAGGCCGCCGGCGGCCGCACCCTCGGCCTCTTCTCCTCCATGCGCGCCGCCCAGGCCGCGGCCGAGGAGCTGCGCGGCCGGCTGGACGTGCCGATCCTGCTCCAGGGCGAGGAGACCCTCGGCGAGTTGATCCGGGCCTTCGCCGCCGACGCCCGTACCTGCCTGTTCGGCACGCTGTCCCTGTGGCAGGGCGTCGATGTCCCGGGGGCGAACTGCCAGCTGGTCGTCATGGACCGGGTGCCGTTCCCGCGCCCGGACGACCCGCTGATGAGCGCCCGGCAGAAGGCCGTGGAGGAGGCCGGCGGCAACGGCTTCATGGCGGTCGCCGCCACCCATGCCGCGCTGCTGATGGCCCAGGGCGCCGGCCGTCTGGTCCGCGCGACCGGCGACCGTGGTGTGGTGGCCGTCCTCGACCCTCGCGTGGAGCGGGCCCGCTACGGCTCGTTCCTGCGCAAGTCGATGCCCGACTTCTGGTACACCACCGACCGCAACCAGGTCCGCCGCTCCCTCGCCGCCATCGACGCGGCGGCCAAGGCGGCGCCGGTCCCGGAGACCGCGGAGCCGGCGGCGGAGACGCCGTAG
- a CDS encoding TerD family protein, whose translation MSTFNKGIEKVEVTLKWDPSPLGTPDNDLDIVAATYTADAPHGDPAYLVHFDSRSPDGTITLNRDSRTGQGFGFDEIMTLELDRLSETYTRVIVGVAIQQGEGRKVFGDIEGTAVRIREGYTVLAENDFAEVSGATAATVAEFLRDESGQWRIHATVRGFDTDPDGFASLMGR comes from the coding sequence GTGAGCACGTTCAACAAAGGGATCGAGAAGGTCGAGGTTACGCTCAAGTGGGACCCCAGCCCGCTCGGGACACCGGACAATGACCTCGACATCGTCGCGGCCACGTACACGGCCGACGCGCCCCACGGTGACCCCGCCTATCTGGTGCACTTCGACAGCCGGTCGCCCGACGGGACCATCACCCTCAACCGGGACAGCAGGACCGGCCAGGGGTTCGGCTTCGACGAGATCATGACCCTGGAACTGGACCGGCTGTCCGAGACCTACACCCGGGTGATCGTCGGGGTGGCCATCCAGCAGGGCGAGGGCCGCAAGGTCTTCGGCGACATCGAGGGGACCGCGGTGCGGATCCGCGAGGGCTACACCGTCCTGGCCGAGAACGACTTCGCCGAGGTCTCGGGCGCCACCGCGGCGACCGTCGCCGAGTTCCTCCGGGACGAGTCGGGGCAGTGGCGCATCCACGCCACGGTCCGGGGGTTCGACACCGACCCGGACGGGTTCGCCTCCCTGATGGGCCGCTGA
- a CDS encoding YdbC family protein: MLVKWIRLTVVDRRGFERGQRKWAGLLGEPGFRGQGGGWSRGRPGVAHLVGFWESRAFYDSFMARSHDRLAAAQAGTYKDAQVRLFEHEFDVKVGFRPSFGDVDVLRLAHCRVHQDRVEHFMLMQEKVWNPAMAGSPGMLRGMLGRAPGEEFLVLSMWQSAAERGKYRPERVERLALRAQIAADVRAIAGDVVQLEPSWTV; this comes from the coding sequence GTGCTGGTCAAGTGGATTCGCCTCACCGTCGTGGACCGTCGAGGGTTCGAGCGGGGGCAGCGGAAATGGGCGGGGCTGCTGGGTGAGCCGGGGTTTCGAGGGCAGGGCGGGGGGTGGAGCCGCGGACGGCCGGGCGTCGCGCATCTGGTGGGCTTCTGGGAGAGCCGGGCCTTCTACGACTCCTTCATGGCGCGCTCGCACGACCGGCTGGCGGCCGCCCAGGCCGGCACCTACAAGGATGCCCAGGTGCGGCTCTTCGAGCACGAGTTTGATGTGAAGGTGGGCTTCCGCCCGTCGTTCGGCGACGTGGATGTGCTGCGGCTGGCGCACTGCCGGGTGCACCAGGACCGGGTCGAGCACTTCATGCTGATGCAGGAGAAGGTCTGGAACCCCGCGATGGCGGGTTCGCCGGGCATGCTGCGGGGGATGCTGGGGCGGGCTCCGGGGGAGGAGTTCCTGGTGCTGTCGATGTGGCAGTCGGCGGCCGAGCGGGGAAAGTACCGGCCCGAGCGGGTGGAGCGGCTGGCGCTGCGGGCCCAGATAGCCGCCGACGTCCGGGCGATCGCGGGCGATGTGGTGCAGCTCGAACCGTCCTGGACGGTGTGA
- a CDS encoding TetR/AcrR family transcriptional regulator, whose protein sequence is MPGETAHENAHGATEAPPTPGTRRPGGRTARTRAAVRDAVLAGLTEHGYPGLTVEYVAAHSGVHKTTLYRRWKDVEGLVADALDLAGEDSWVPPDTGSLEGDLRALAREVVASFTDPAVAASGSAMIAAAFQSERAAVALRHYYAERFARCEVIVERAVERGELPVPTGAAPDSAKGTPPRAVSGTVPGSVLDAGALVRSVSAPLFFRLFITREPVDDALADQAVAVTLAAARAGAFTTGGTAGASRDAAP, encoded by the coding sequence TTGCCTGGCGAGACGGCGCACGAGAACGCGCACGGGGCCACCGAGGCCCCGCCCACCCCCGGCACCCGGCGGCCCGGTGGTCGCACCGCCCGCACCCGCGCCGCCGTCCGCGACGCCGTGCTGGCAGGACTCACCGAGCACGGCTATCCGGGGCTGACGGTCGAATACGTCGCGGCGCACTCCGGCGTGCACAAGACGACGCTGTACCGCCGCTGGAAGGACGTGGAGGGCTTGGTGGCGGACGCCCTCGATCTCGCGGGCGAGGACAGCTGGGTCCCGCCCGACACCGGATCCCTGGAGGGCGATCTGCGCGCCCTGGCCCGTGAGGTCGTCGCGTCCTTCACCGACCCGGCAGTGGCCGCATCGGGCTCCGCGATGATCGCCGCCGCCTTCCAGTCGGAGCGGGCGGCCGTGGCGCTGCGTCACTACTACGCCGAGCGCTTCGCGCGCTGTGAGGTCATCGTCGAACGCGCCGTGGAGCGCGGCGAATTGCCGGTTCCCACGGGTGCCGCGCCGGACAGCGCGAAGGGCACCCCGCCGCGCGCCGTCTCCGGCACCGTCCCGGGCAGCGTCCTCGACGCCGGCGCCCTCGTCCGCTCCGTCTCCGCCCCGCTCTTCTTCCGCCTGTTCATCACCCGGGAGCCGGTGGACGACGCGCTCGCCGACCAGGCGGTGGCGGTCACACTGGCCGCGGCCCGCGCCGGGGCGTTCACCACCGGCGGTACGGCCGGTGCCTCTCGCGACGCGGCCCCCTGA
- the nrdR gene encoding transcriptional regulator NrdR — MHCPFCRHPDSRVVDSRTTDDGTAIRRRRQCPDCSRRFTTIETASLMVIKRSGVTEPFSRNKVIAGVRKACQGRPVTEDALAKLGQRVEEAVRATGSAELSTHDVGLAILGPLQELDLVAYLRFASVYRAFDSLEDFEAAIAELREQREQEPPGQECGTDGEAGGPAVPVPATAAD; from the coding sequence ATGCACTGCCCCTTCTGCAGGCACCCGGACAGCCGGGTCGTCGACAGCCGCACCACCGATGACGGGACGGCGATCCGCCGGCGCCGCCAGTGCCCCGACTGCTCCCGCCGTTTCACGACCATCGAGACGGCGTCGCTGATGGTGATCAAGCGGAGCGGGGTCACCGAGCCCTTCAGCCGCAACAAGGTCATCGCGGGGGTGCGCAAGGCGTGCCAGGGGCGCCCGGTCACCGAGGACGCGCTCGCCAAGCTCGGCCAGCGGGTCGAGGAGGCGGTGCGCGCCACCGGCAGCGCCGAGCTGTCCACCCATGACGTCGGGCTCGCCATACTGGGCCCGCTGCAGGAACTCGACCTCGTCGCGTACCTGCGCTTCGCGTCCGTTTACCGGGCCTTCGATTCACTCGAGGACTTCGAGGCGGCCATCGCCGAGCTGCGTGAGCAGCGCGAGCAGGAACCGCCCGGGCAGGAATGCGGGACCGACGGGGAGGCCGGCGGCCCGGCCGTTCCCGTGCCCGCCACCGCCGCCGACTGA
- a CDS encoding vitamin B12-dependent ribonucleotide reductase, whose product MTETTSGPARGSRAKGSKASKGLRIERIHTTPGVHPYDEVEWASRDVVMTNWRDGSVNFEQRGVEFPEFWSVNAVNIVTSKYFRGAVGSPTREASLKQLIDRVVKTYRKSGEENGYFASPADAEIFEHELAYALLHQVFSFNSPVWFNVGTQQPQQVSACFILSVDDSMESILDWYKEEGMIFKGGSGAGLNLSRIRSSKELLSSGGNASGPVSFMRGADASAGTIKSGGATRRAAKMVVLDVDHPDVEAFIETKVKEEEKVRALRDAGFDMDLGGDDITSVQYQNANNSVRVNDEFMKAVETGSKFGLRGRMNGEVIEEVDAKGLFRKMAEAAWACADPGIQYDDTINHWHTSPESGRITASNPCSEYMHLDNSSCNLASLNLLKFLRDDDLGNQSFDAERFAKVVELVITAMDISICFADFPTQKIGETTRAYRQLGIGYANLGALLMATGHAYDSDGGRALAGAITSLMTGTSYKRSAELAAVVGPYDGYARNADAHKRVMKQHSDANGTAVRMDDLDTPVWAAATEAWQDVLRLGEKNGFRNAQASVLAPTGTIGLMMDCDTTGVEPDLALVKFKKLVGGGSMQIVNNTVPKALKRLGYQPEQVEAIVAHIAEHGNVVDAPALKTEHYEVFDCAMGVRSISAMGHVRMMAAAQPFLSGAISKTVNVPETATVEEIEEVYFEGWKLGLKALAIYRDNCKVGQPLSAKKKEEAKVEAEAPVEKKVVEYRPVRKRLPKGRPGITTSFTVGGAEGYMTANSYPDDGLGEVFLKMSKQGSTLAGMMDAFSIAVSVGLQYGVPLETYVSKFTNMRFEPAGMTDDPDVRMAQSIVDYIFRRLALDFLPFETRSALGIHSVEERQRHLETGSYEPSEDEVDVEGLAQSAPRQTESAPAAKIVEEVAEPAPKQAHTNAELVEMQLGINADAPLCFSCGTKMQRAGSCYLCEGCGSTSGCS is encoded by the coding sequence ATGACAGAGACGACGAGCGGCCCGGCACGAGGCTCCCGCGCCAAGGGCAGCAAGGCGAGCAAGGGTCTGCGTATCGAGCGCATCCACACCACACCCGGCGTGCATCCGTACGACGAGGTGGAGTGGGCGTCTCGTGACGTCGTCATGACCAACTGGCGCGACGGCTCGGTCAACTTCGAGCAGCGCGGCGTCGAGTTCCCCGAATTCTGGTCGGTGAACGCGGTCAACATCGTCACGAGCAAGTACTTCCGTGGTGCGGTGGGCTCCCCGACCCGTGAGGCGAGCCTCAAGCAGCTCATCGACCGGGTGGTCAAGACCTACCGGAAGAGCGGCGAGGAGAACGGCTACTTCGCCTCCCCGGCGGACGCCGAGATCTTCGAGCACGAGCTGGCCTACGCCCTGCTCCACCAGGTCTTCAGCTTCAACTCGCCGGTGTGGTTCAACGTCGGCACCCAGCAGCCGCAGCAGGTCAGCGCCTGCTTCATCCTCTCCGTCGACGACTCCATGGAGTCGATCCTCGACTGGTACAAGGAAGAGGGGATGATCTTCAAGGGCGGCTCCGGCGCCGGCCTGAACCTCTCCCGCATCCGCTCCTCCAAGGAGCTGCTCTCCTCCGGCGGCAACGCCTCCGGCCCGGTCTCCTTCATGCGCGGCGCCGACGCGTCCGCAGGAACGATCAAGTCGGGCGGCGCCACCCGCCGCGCGGCCAAGATGGTCGTCCTGGACGTGGACCACCCGGACGTCGAGGCCTTCATCGAGACCAAGGTGAAGGAGGAGGAGAAGGTCCGCGCGCTGCGCGACGCGGGCTTCGACATGGACCTGGGCGGCGACGACATCACGTCCGTCCAGTACCAGAACGCCAACAACTCGGTCCGGGTGAACGACGAGTTCATGAAGGCCGTCGAGACCGGCTCGAAGTTCGGCCTCCGGGGCCGGATGAACGGTGAGGTCATCGAGGAGGTCGACGCCAAGGGTCTCTTCCGCAAGATGGCGGAGGCCGCCTGGGCGTGCGCCGACCCCGGCATCCAGTACGACGACACCATCAACCACTGGCACACCTCGCCGGAGTCGGGCCGGATCACCGCGTCCAACCCCTGCAGCGAGTACATGCACCTGGACAACTCCTCGTGCAACCTCGCCTCGCTCAACCTCCTGAAGTTCCTGCGCGACGACGACCTGGGCAACCAGTCCTTCGACGCCGAGCGCTTCGCCAAGGTCGTCGAGCTGGTCATCACCGCGATGGACATCTCCATCTGCTTCGCCGACTTCCCCACCCAGAAGATCGGCGAGACCACCCGCGCCTACCGCCAGCTGGGCATCGGCTACGCCAACCTCGGCGCCCTGCTGATGGCCACCGGCCACGCCTACGACTCCGACGGCGGCCGCGCGCTGGCCGGTGCCATCACCTCCCTGATGACGGGCACCTCCTACAAGCGCTCCGCCGAGCTGGCCGCGGTCGTCGGCCCGTACGACGGCTACGCCCGCAACGCGGATGCCCACAAGCGCGTCATGAAGCAGCACTCGGACGCCAACGGCACCGCGGTGCGCATGGACGACCTGGACACCCCGGTGTGGGCGGCGGCCACCGAGGCCTGGCAGGACGTGCTGCGCCTCGGCGAGAAGAACGGCTTCCGCAACGCCCAGGCCTCCGTGCTGGCCCCCACCGGCACCATCGGCCTGATGATGGACTGCGACACCACCGGCGTCGAGCCGGACCTGGCGCTGGTCAAGTTCAAGAAGCTGGTCGGCGGCGGCTCCATGCAGATCGTGAACAACACGGTCCCCAAGGCGCTCAAGCGGCTCGGCTACCAGCCCGAGCAGGTCGAGGCGATCGTCGCCCACATCGCCGAGCACGGCAATGTCGTCGACGCCCCGGCCCTGAAGACCGAGCACTACGAGGTCTTCGACTGCGCCATGGGCGTGCGCTCGATCTCCGCCATGGGCCACGTGCGCATGATGGCCGCCGCGCAGCCTTTCCTCTCCGGTGCGATCTCCAAGACGGTCAATGTCCCGGAGACGGCCACCGTCGAGGAGATCGAGGAGGTCTACTTCGAGGGCTGGAAGCTCGGCCTGAAGGCGCTCGCGATCTACCGCGACAACTGCAAGGTCGGCCAGCCGCTCTCCGCCAAGAAGAAGGAGGAGGCCAAGGTCGAGGCCGAGGCCCCGGTGGAGAAGAAGGTCGTCGAGTACCGCCCGGTGCGCAAGCGCCTCCCCAAGGGCCGTCCCGGCATCACCACCTCCTTCACGGTCGGCGGCGCAGAGGGCTACATGACCGCCAACTCCTACCCGGACGACGGTCTCGGCGAGGTCTTCCTGAAGATGTCCAAGCAGGGCTCGACCCTCGCGGGCATGATGGACGCCTTCTCCATCGCGGTGTCCGTGGGCCTCCAGTACGGCGTGCCGCTGGAGACCTACGTCTCGAAGTTCACCAACATGCGCTTCGAGCCGGCCGGCATGACGGACGACCCGGACGTGCGGATGGCGCAGTCGATCGTCGACTACATCTTCCGCCGCCTGGCGCTGGACTTCCTGCCGTTCGAGACCCGCTCGGCGCTCGGCATCCACTCCGTCGAGGAGCGCCAGCGCCACCTGGAGACCGGCTCGTACGAGCCGTCCGAGGACGAGGTCGACGTCGAGGGCCTGGCCCAGTCGGCGCCCCGCCAGACGGAGTCCGCCCCCGCGGCGAAGATCGTCGAGGAGGTCGCCGAACCGGCCCCCAAGCAGGCGCACACCAATGCCGAGCTCGTCGAGATGCAGCTGGGCATCAACGCCGACGCGCCGCTGTGCTTCTCCTGCGGGACGAAGATGCAGCGGGCCGGCAGCTGCTACCTGTGTGAGGGCTGCGGGTCGACCAGCGGCTGCAGCTGA
- the lexA gene encoding transcriptional repressor LexA: protein MTTTADSATIAAQSHSQSRFEPQQAQRPSMDDATSDSEEPKPARSLPGRPPGIRADSSGLTDRQRRVIEVIRDSVQRRGYPPSMREIGQAVGLSSTSSVAHQLMALERKGFLRRDPHRPRAYEVRGSDQTTAAATETAGKPAASYVPLVGRIAAGGPILAEESVEDVFPLPRQLVGDGELFVLKVVGDSMIEAAICDGDWVTVRRQPVAENGDIVAAMLDGEATVKRFKREDGHVWLLPHNSAYQPIPGDEATILGKVVAVLRRV from the coding sequence GTGACCACCACCGCAGACAGCGCGACCATCGCCGCACAGAGCCACTCCCAGAGCCGGTTCGAACCGCAGCAGGCACAGCGGCCGTCGATGGACGACGCCACGTCGGACTCCGAAGAGCCGAAGCCGGCCCGCTCGCTGCCCGGTCGCCCCCCGGGGATCCGGGCCGACAGCTCCGGGCTCACCGACCGCCAGCGCCGGGTGATCGAGGTGATCCGGGATTCGGTCCAGCGGCGCGGCTACCCACCGTCCATGCGCGAGATCGGCCAGGCCGTCGGGCTGTCCAGCACCTCGTCCGTCGCCCACCAGCTCATGGCCCTGGAGCGCAAGGGCTTCCTGCGGCGCGACCCGCACCGGCCCCGGGCGTACGAGGTCCGCGGCTCGGACCAGACCACCGCCGCCGCGACGGAGACCGCCGGCAAGCCCGCAGCCTCCTATGTCCCGCTGGTCGGCCGGATCGCCGCCGGTGGACCGATCCTCGCCGAGGAGTCGGTCGAGGACGTCTTCCCGCTCCCCCGCCAGCTCGTGGGCGACGGCGAACTGTTCGTCCTGAAGGTCGTCGGCGATTCCATGATCGAGGCCGCGATCTGCGACGGCGACTGGGTCACGGTCCGCCGCCAGCCGGTCGCCGAGAACGGCGACATCGTCGCCGCCATGCTGGACGGCGAGGCCACCGTCAAGCGCTTCAAGCGCGAGGACGGCCATGTGTGGCTGCTGCCGCACAACTCCGCGTACCAGCCGATCCCCGGCGACGAGGCGACCATTCTCGGCAAGGTGGTGGCGGTGCTGCGCCGCGTCTGA
- a CDS encoding histidine phosphatase family protein yields the protein MARPRRIVLIRHGESVGNVDDTVYEREPDHALALTETGLRQAEQAGGPLREMFGEERISAYVSPYRRTHQTFRVLGLDPTRVRVREEPRLREQDWGNWQDRDDVRRQKAYRDAYGHFFYRFAQGESGADVYDRVGAFLESLWRSFEDPDHPPNVLIVTHGLTMRLFCMRWFHWTVAEFESLSNPGNAERRTLLLGPDGRYALDRPFERWCVPEPYGVTG from the coding sequence ATGGCCCGGCCCCGACGCATCGTCCTCATCCGCCATGGAGAGTCGGTGGGAAACGTCGACGACACCGTGTACGAGCGGGAGCCGGATCACGCACTCGCCCTCACCGAGACCGGGCTGCGGCAGGCGGAGCAAGCCGGCGGGCCGCTGCGCGAGATGTTCGGCGAGGAGCGGATCTCCGCCTACGTCTCGCCCTACCGCCGCACCCACCAGACCTTCCGTGTGCTCGGCCTCGATCCCACCAGGGTCCGGGTGCGCGAGGAGCCCCGGCTGCGCGAGCAGGACTGGGGGAACTGGCAGGACCGCGACGACGTACGACGGCAGAAGGCCTACCGCGACGCCTACGGCCACTTCTTCTACCGCTTCGCCCAGGGCGAGTCCGGAGCCGATGTCTACGACCGGGTCGGGGCGTTCCTGGAGAGCCTGTGGCGCAGCTTCGAGGACCCCGACCACCCGCCCAACGTCCTCATCGTCACGCACGGTCTCACCATGCGCCTGTTCTGTATGCGGTGGTTCCACTGGACGGTGGCCGAATTCGAGTCGCTGTCCAATCCCGGCAACGCCGAGCGGCGCACCCTCCTGCTCGGCCCGGACGGCCGCTACGCCCTCGACCGGCCCTTCGAGCGCTGGTGTGTACCCGAGCCTTATGGCGTCACCGGTTAG
- a CDS encoding IucA/IucC family protein, giving the protein MSPEPQPSHSAWQHAARRLFAKTLAEFAYEEVLTPEPDGTAPDGTPQYRLPVTDGLVYRFRARRGAYGHWRVDPDSLTPDADLFRFLTHAHDTVLELSGDTTGHLIRELTATLAADTRLDATALTAAELADLDYATLEGHQTGHPWLVANKGRLGFSANDAATWAPEARTPQRLPWLAAHHSIAHYRGIPTLATPDRLYGEELDPATRHTFARTLTGEGLDPADYLYLPVHPWQWDETIAPLFAPQLADRSIIALPTDNDLRLPQQSIRTFLNVSRPRARTVKLPLSILNTLVWRGLPTERTLAAPAVTRWVHGLRDADSYLRDETRVILLGETASVTVEHPLYDRLPGVPYQFKELLGCIWREPLDGQLDPGERARTLAALLQTDPRGRALTAELVRRSGLAPRDWLARLFAALLPPLLHFLYQYGTVFSPHGENAIVVFDEQDVPTRLAVKDFVDDVNTSSRPLPEHDSMPDDVRAVLLTEPPSFLTQFIHSGLFVGVFRYLAPLCADQLDVPETEFWSLVRAEILRHHERFPALKERYETFDLLTPRIERLCLNRNRLHVDGYRDRRDRPHAAVHGTVPNPLHHP; this is encoded by the coding sequence TTGTCGCCTGAGCCCCAGCCTTCGCACAGCGCCTGGCAGCACGCCGCGCGCCGCCTGTTCGCCAAGACCCTGGCGGAGTTCGCGTACGAGGAAGTCCTCACCCCCGAGCCCGACGGCACCGCGCCCGACGGCACCCCGCAATACCGGCTGCCGGTCACCGACGGCCTCGTCTACCGCTTCCGCGCCCGCCGCGGCGCTTACGGCCACTGGCGCGTCGACCCCGATTCGCTCACCCCCGACGCCGACCTCTTCCGCTTCCTGACCCACGCGCACGACACCGTGCTGGAGCTGTCCGGCGACACCACCGGGCATCTCATCCGCGAGCTGACCGCCACCCTCGCCGCCGACACCCGGCTCGACGCCACCGCCCTCACCGCCGCCGAGCTCGCCGACCTCGACTACGCCACCCTCGAAGGCCACCAGACCGGGCACCCCTGGCTCGTCGCGAACAAGGGCCGGCTCGGCTTCTCCGCCAACGACGCGGCGACCTGGGCCCCGGAGGCCCGCACCCCCCAGCGCCTGCCCTGGCTCGCCGCCCACCACAGCATCGCCCACTACCGCGGTATCCCCACGCTGGCCACCCCCGACCGTCTCTACGGCGAGGAGCTGGACCCCGCCACCCGGCACACCTTCGCCCGCACCCTCACCGGTGAGGGCCTGGACCCCGCCGACTACCTCTACCTCCCCGTCCATCCCTGGCAGTGGGACGAGACCATCGCCCCGCTCTTCGCGCCGCAACTCGCGGACAGATCCATCATCGCGCTGCCCACTGACAACGACCTCCGCCTGCCACAGCAGTCGATCCGCACCTTCCTCAACGTCAGCCGCCCACGGGCCCGAACCGTCAAACTGCCGCTGTCCATCCTCAACACCCTCGTCTGGCGCGGACTGCCCACCGAGCGCACCCTCGCCGCCCCCGCCGTCACCCGCTGGGTGCACGGGCTGCGCGACGCCGACTCCTACCTGCGCGACGAGACCCGGGTGATCCTCCTCGGCGAGACCGCCTCGGTCACCGTCGAGCACCCCCTCTACGACCGGCTTCCCGGCGTCCCGTACCAGTTCAAGGAGCTGCTCGGCTGTATCTGGCGCGAGCCGCTCGACGGGCAGCTGGACCCCGGCGAACGCGCCCGTACCCTGGCCGCGCTGCTGCAGACCGACCCCCGGGGACGCGCCCTGACCGCGGAACTGGTGCGCCGCTCGGGGCTCGCCCCCCGCGACTGGCTGGCACGGCTGTTCGCCGCCCTGCTGCCACCCCTGCTGCACTTCCTCTACCAGTACGGCACGGTCTTCTCCCCGCACGGCGAGAACGCCATCGTCGTCTTCGACGAGCAGGACGTCCCCACCCGCCTCGCGGTCAAGGACTTCGTCGACGACGTCAACACCAGCTCCCGGCCGCTCCCCGAACACGACTCCATGCCGGACGACGTCCGGGCGGTGCTGCTGACCGAACCGCCCTCCTTCCTCACCCAGTTCATCCACTCCGGACTGTTCGTCGGCGTCTTCCGCTACCTCGCCCCGCTGTGCGCGGACCAACTGGACGTCCCCGAGACGGAGTTCTGGTCCCTGGTACGGGCCGAGATCCTGCGCCACCACGAGCGCTTCCCCGCCCTCAAGGAGCGGTACGAGACCTTCGACCTGCTCACCCCGCGCATCGAGCGGCTGTGCCTGAACCGCAACCGTCTGCATGTGGACGGTTACCGGGACCGCCGCGACCGCCCGCACGCGGCCGTGCACGGCACCGTCCCCAATCCGCTCCACCACCCGTGA